From Mucilaginibacter rubeus, a single genomic window includes:
- the argH gene encoding argininosuccinate lyase, whose amino-acid sequence MSKLWQKTTNVNELVENFTVGRDREFDEQMAAFDVLGSLAHTRMLQSVGLMDSNDLELVQRELKNIYADIAQGGFKIEEHVEDVHSQVELLLTQRIGDAGKKIHSGRSRNDQVLVDLKLFFRSQLQEVVESTETLFRQLIELSEKHKDVLLPGYTHLQVAMPSSFGLWFGAYAESLVDDLELVLAAYRITNKNPLGSAAGYGSSFPLNRTLTTQLLGFDNLNYNVVYAQMGRGKTERIIAQAISTIAATLAKMAMDQTLYLSQNFSFVSYPDALTTGSSIMPHKKNPDVWEIMRGKCNRLQALPTDVAMMTTNLPSGYHRELQLLKELLFPAFADLKHCLQMATFMLQNITVKTDILNDAKYAYLFSVEEVNRLTLSGTPFRDAYKQVGLAIEAGDFNPDKTVNHTHEGSIGNLGNEQISASFDKLINNFDFGKVEQAIKGLVE is encoded by the coding sequence ATGAGCAAGCTTTGGCAAAAAACTACCAACGTTAACGAACTGGTTGAAAACTTTACTGTTGGTCGCGACCGCGAATTTGATGAGCAAATGGCGGCGTTTGATGTTTTAGGATCGTTGGCCCACACCCGTATGCTGCAAAGCGTAGGGCTGATGGACAGCAACGATCTGGAGCTTGTTCAGCGTGAGTTGAAAAATATTTATGCCGATATCGCGCAAGGCGGCTTCAAAATTGAAGAACATGTTGAGGATGTGCATTCGCAGGTAGAGTTGCTATTAACCCAACGCATTGGCGATGCCGGTAAAAAGATCCATAGCGGCCGCTCCCGTAACGACCAGGTTTTGGTAGATCTTAAACTGTTTTTCCGCAGCCAACTACAGGAAGTTGTTGAAAGTACCGAAACTCTGTTTCGCCAGCTTATCGAACTGAGTGAAAAACATAAAGATGTGTTATTGCCGGGTTATACTCACCTGCAGGTAGCTATGCCATCATCATTTGGCTTGTGGTTTGGTGCTTATGCCGAAAGTTTGGTTGATGATTTGGAATTGGTTTTAGCTGCTTATCGCATTACTAATAAAAATCCGCTGGGTTCGGCTGCCGGTTATGGCTCGTCGTTTCCGCTTAACCGGACCTTAACTACACAGCTTTTAGGTTTTGATAACCTGAATTATAACGTAGTTTATGCGCAGATGGGGCGTGGTAAAACCGAGCGCATTATAGCGCAGGCTATATCAACCATCGCGGCAACGCTTGCTAAGATGGCTATGGATCAAACCCTGTACCTGAGCCAGAATTTCTCTTTCGTGAGCTATCCGGATGCGTTGACAACCGGAAGCAGCATTATGCCGCATAAAAAGAACCCGGATGTTTGGGAAATTATGCGCGGCAAATGTAACCGCCTGCAGGCATTGCCTACCGATGTAGCCATGATGACCACCAACCTGCCATCAGGCTACCACCGCGAACTTCAGTTGCTGAAAGAGCTACTGTTCCCTGCCTTTGCCGACCTGAAACACTGCCTTCAAATGGCAACCTTCATGCTGCAAAATATCACCGTTAAAACAGATATCCTGAATGATGCTAAATACGCATACCTGTTCAGCGTAGAAGAAGTGAACCGTTTAACCCTGAGCGGCACACCATTCCGTGATGCTTATAAACAGGTTGGTTTAGCTATCGAAGCTGGTGATTTTAATCCAGATAAAACCGTGAACCATACACATGAAGGCAGCATTGGTAACTTGGGTAATGAGCAAATCTCGGCTTCTTTCGACAAGCTGATCAATAATTTTGACTTCGGAAAAGTAGAGCAGGCAATAAAAGGGTTGGTTGAATAG
- a CDS encoding TlpA disulfide reductase family protein, with protein MKKPYYIILLMLIGLVSCKQDNTVTIRGNIKGLKSKWVYYKPTFPIGGKSIDSAKVTDGKFEFNFRPDTAFFADIVSLSYKDEKGKREYIAVGNPNEPAKNHSRYVDFVVGTGVTTITADLSKTEGAILNGGSQSESYLKNITLPYIRISKDSVRRAAQTERIKKIISENPDSYWSLSALHNFRFYVEHAQLIELYNSFGDAARTSYYGRKLKQFIDNQPANKSQFANSIFNDVDEKPVNLVDNTKKLNMVIFWASWCGPCRQEIPSLKRIAAQFNKDDVRFVSVSVDEKKENWLTVMKAEDMPWQQLIIPRPIFQKAQVQYNLGFVPQVYLVNNKNIVVKKIDGFDEGNEERVKTFIADYLAKN; from the coding sequence ATGAAAAAACCTTATTACATCATTTTGCTGATGCTCATCGGCCTGGTTTCCTGTAAACAAGATAATACAGTTACTATCAGAGGCAACATCAAAGGCCTTAAAAGCAAGTGGGTTTATTATAAACCTACATTTCCTATTGGAGGCAAATCCATCGATTCGGCCAAAGTCACTGATGGGAAATTTGAATTTAACTTTCGGCCTGATACCGCCTTCTTCGCTGATATTGTTTCTTTAAGTTATAAAGATGAAAAGGGGAAAAGAGAGTATATAGCTGTTGGTAATCCGAATGAACCTGCTAAAAATCATTCCAGGTACGTTGATTTTGTTGTAGGGACGGGAGTGACAACAATAACCGCTGATCTTTCTAAAACTGAGGGGGCAATCCTGAACGGTGGATCGCAATCTGAGTCGTATTTAAAGAATATAACGTTGCCTTATATCCGCATAAGTAAAGACAGCGTTAGGAGAGCTGCCCAGACAGAAAGGATAAAAAAAATTATTAGTGAAAACCCCGACTCATATTGGAGTTTATCAGCATTGCATAATTTTAGATTTTACGTAGAACATGCCCAATTAATAGAATTATACAACTCTTTTGGCGATGCCGCAAGAACATCTTACTATGGTAGAAAACTGAAGCAGTTTATAGACAATCAACCTGCAAATAAAAGTCAGTTTGCGAACAGCATTTTCAATGATGTTGATGAAAAACCGGTAAACCTGGTAGATAATACTAAAAAACTAAATATGGTGATATTTTGGGCGAGCTGGTGCGGGCCATGTCGCCAGGAAATCCCATCCTTGAAGCGAATTGCAGCTCAATTTAATAAAGATGATGTAAGGTTTGTGAGCGTGTCAGTAGATGAAAAAAAAGAAAATTGGTTAACGGTTATGAAAGCTGAAGATATGCCTTGGCAGCAGTTGATCATCCCTCGGCCAATTTTTCAAAAAGCGCAAGTACAATACAATTTGGGATTTGTGCCACAGGTATACCTGGTTAATAATAAAAATATAGTAGTAAAAAAGATAGACGGTTTCGATGAGGGTAACGAAGAGCGCGTTAAAACTTTTATAGCCGATTATCTCGCGAAAAATTGA
- a CDS encoding HAD domain-containing protein, producing the protein MVILLDIDGVLVTEPAWRKVESEADGFMRFDKQSANNLAHILAETNAAVVLTTTHRINFTNQQWFEIFKLRGIAINSISKLNNKLSLAELGERGKEIEVWAKDNCDENFVILDDDPSINQLPEWITQRWVTIKPFKGIDDEAKQKTLSILLDR; encoded by the coding sequence ATGGTGATTTTGCTTGATATTGATGGTGTATTGGTAACCGAACCTGCATGGCGAAAAGTTGAATCGGAAGCAGACGGATTTATGCGGTTTGATAAACAATCCGCCAATAATCTTGCACATATCTTAGCAGAAACAAATGCCGCTGTGGTTTTAACTACAACACATCGAATTAATTTCACCAATCAACAGTGGTTTGAGATATTTAAGTTAAGAGGGATTGCTATAAATAGTATTTCGAAGTTAAACAACAAGCTATCTCTTGCCGAACTGGGGGAAAGGGGAAAAGAGATTGAAGTGTGGGCAAAAGATAATTGTGATGAAAATTTTGTAATTCTTGATGATGATCCGTCAATAAACCAACTGCCCGAATGGATAACACAGCGATGGGTAACCATAAAGCCATTTAAAGGAATTGACGACGAAGCAAAACAAAAGACTTTATCAATCCTGTTAGATCGGTGA
- a CDS encoding YwbE family protein, whose amino-acid sequence MNGQNRSDIYPGLEVDIILKKDQRTGTLTRGFVKRLLTSAAYHSRGIKVQLDDGQVGRVAWIVEEED is encoded by the coding sequence ATGAACGGACAAAACAGAAGCGATATATACCCAGGCCTTGAGGTTGACATTATACTTAAAAAAGATCAGCGTACCGGTACGCTTACACGCGGCTTTGTGAAGCGATTGCTTACCAGTGCGGCTTACCACTCGCGCGGGATAAAAGTGCAGCTGGATGACGGACAGGTGGGCCGTGTGGCATGGATTGTTGAGGAAGAAGATTAA
- a CDS encoding DUF1345 domain-containing protein: MSQKARTKTKVFFSLDAHHRLLISLGAAAITLFLSWGHFSAPVIALVTWIAFGMCIIIMDWIIILTAQPAEIRRIASIEDSSRTLIFLFVIVASMASLLAIVFLLISTKNQSDEIVTARVLLAMGSVIVSWWLVHTIFTLRYAHMYYATDPDDDKKIKPLGGLDFPGDLKEPDYLDFVYFSFVIGMTFQVSDVEISAQSIRRLAWLHGLISFAFNTAIVALSINVISGMISK; the protein is encoded by the coding sequence ATGTCTCAAAAAGCCAGAACAAAAACAAAAGTTTTTTTTAGTCTTGACGCCCATCACCGCCTCCTGATCTCGTTGGGAGCTGCCGCGATAACTCTATTTCTTTCCTGGGGGCATTTTTCGGCACCGGTAATTGCTTTGGTAACCTGGATAGCGTTTGGTATGTGCATTATTATTATGGACTGGATCATTATCCTGACAGCCCAACCGGCCGAGATCCGAAGGATAGCGAGTATCGAGGACTCGAGCCGTACGCTGATATTTTTGTTTGTGATAGTGGCTTCAATGGCAAGCTTGCTGGCAATAGTGTTTTTGCTGATATCTACTAAAAATCAGTCGGATGAGATAGTGACAGCAAGGGTTTTACTGGCCATGGGGTCGGTAATTGTTTCATGGTGGCTGGTGCATACTATTTTTACGTTGCGATACGCACACATGTATTACGCCACCGATCCTGATGACGATAAAAAAATAAAGCCCTTAGGCGGCCTTGATTTTCCGGGCGATCTGAAAGAGCCTGATTATCTCGATTTTGTTTATTTCTCATTCGTTATTGGCATGACGTTCCAGGTATCCGATGTCGAGATCTCGGCCCAGTCTATCCGCCGCCTGGCCTGGTTGCATGGTTTAATTTCTTTCGCCTTTAATACAGCTATAGTAGCTTTGAGTATTAATGTGATATCGGGGATGATATCGAAGTAA